Genomic DNA from Mycobacteroides chelonae CCUG 47445:
TTCACGCCCCGTGCGATCGGCCGGCTGCGCGACGAGCTGAACGAGCGCGCTCAGCAGATCGCGAAGGCCGCCGCGGCGACCGGCTCGGGTGACTTCGTGGAGCAGGTGTCCTGCGAGCTGCCGTTGCAGGCCATCGCGGGTCTGCTCGGGGTGCCCATCGAGGACCGGGGCAAGCTCTTTAACTGGTCGAATGAGATGACCTCGTACGACGACCCCGAGTTCTCGCACATCGACCCGGCGGCATCGTCGATGGAGATCCTCGCCTACTCGATGGAGATGGCGAAGCAGAAGTCCGAGAATCCCGGCGAGGACATCGTGACCACCCTTATCAACGCCGAGGTTGAGGGCGAGGGCAAGCTCTCCGATGACGAGTTCGGCTTCTTCGTGATCATGCTCGCGGTGGCCGGCAACGAGACCTCACGCAACTCGATCACCCAGGGCATGATGGCCTTCACGCAGTTCCCGGAGCAGTGGGAGTTGTACAAGAAGGAGCGTCCGGAGACGGCGGCCGATGAGATTGTCCGTTGGGCAACACCGGTGACGTCTTTCCAGCGCACTGCGCTGGAGGACACCGAGCTTGGTGGCGTGAAGATCAAGAAGGGCCAGCGGGTGGTCATGATGTACCGCTCGGCCAACTTCGATGAAGAAGTCTTCGACGATCCGTTCAGCTTCAATGTCATGCGTAACCCCAACCCGCACATGGGATTCGGTGGCAGCGGTGCGCATTTCTGCATCGGCGCGAACTTGGCCCGGCTGACCATCAACCTGATGTTCAACGCCATCGCCGACCACCTGCCCAACCTGGCTCCGGCCGGCGACCCGAAGCGACTGCAGTCCGGCTGGCTCAACGGCATCAAGCACTGGCAGGTTGATTTCAACGGCGCCAGTGGTTGCCCGGTTCTGCACTAGTCATTCAAAAGGATACGCACGCTATGGATTTCGCTTTCGCGGAGGAGCAGCAGGCTGTCTCCGACGTGGTCGAAGCGGTGCTTGCCGATCGGGAGTTCATCGGTGTGGTGCCCGAGGTCGGATATGACGACGGATTGTGGCAGTCGCTGGCTGCCAACGGAGTCCTGAGTCTCGCGCTGCCCGAACGGCTGGGCGGCGATGGACTGGGCCTGGCTGAAGTGTCGGTGGCGTTGCGGGTGCTTGGAAAGCACGGCGCATTGACGCCGGCGCTGGCGACGCTCGGATTCGGCGTGGTTCCCCTGGTGGAGCTGGCCTCTGTTGAGCAACAGGACAGATTCCTCGACGGCGTCGGCTCCGGCACGATCCTTACTGCGGCCCTCGATGAGCCAGGGGCTGCGCTACCTTCGTCGCCCTCGGTTTCCGCCGTGCGCGACGGTTCCTCGTTGGTGTTGAACGGCCGCAAGATCGGCGTTCTACATGCGGCCGAGGCAAATTGGATACTTGTCACCACCGACAACGGCGTCGTTGTGGTGGCACCCAACACCCCGGGAGTGACGATCGCCCGGACACCGACGGCCAGTAAGGCCGCCGAATACGCGGTGACCTTCGCCGATGCATCGGTACCCGATTCGGATGTGTTAGGCGGGTCCGTTGAGCGTGTGAACCAGCTTGCCTTGGCGGCCATCGGTTCCTACGCGGACGGATTGGTCTCGGGCGCCCTGCGCCTGACCGCCGATCACGTGTCGAACCGGGTTCAGTTCGGCAAGCCACTGGCTACCTTCCAAGCGGTTTCGCAACAACTGGCAGATGTGTATGTGGTCTCGCGCACGCTGAATCTCGGTATCACGTCTGCGGTGTGGCGTCTGGCCGCCGGGCTTGACGCGACGGAGGATCTGGATGTCGTGGCGTTCTGGATGGCTGCGGAAGCGCAGCGAGTCATGCAGATCTGTCATCACCTACACGGTGGTCTGGGCGTCGACATTACCTACCCGATGAACCGCTACTACTCGACCATCAAGGACCTGAGTCGTCTGGTGGGTGGGTCCTCCGAGCGCCTTGACGTTCTCGCTGCGGCGCAGGTTTAGGAGTCAGGGATGCTGATAGATCTCACGCCGGAACAGGCGAAGTTGCAAAGCGATCTGCGACAGTACTTTTCGAATCTGGTGACTGCCGATGAGACGCGCGAGATGATGGTCGACCGCCACGGCTCGTCCTATGAGGCGGTGGTGCGGCGGATGGGCCAGGATGGCTGGCTCGGTGTCGGTTGGCCCAAGGAGTACGGCGGGCACGGATTCGGCCCGCTGGAGCAGCAGATCTTCATGAACGAGGTCATGCGGGCCGACGTGCCGATGCCGTTGGTGACGCTACAAACTGTCGGTCCGACCCTGCAGAAGTACGGGACCGAAGTGCAGAAGAAGAAGTTTCTGCCCGGAATCCTCGCGGGTGAAATACATTTCGCCATCGGATACACCGAGCCGGAAGCCGGGACGGACTTGGCGTCGTTGCGTACCACCGCGGTACGCGATGGCGATCACTACATCGTCAACGGGCAAAAGATCTTCACCACCGGTGCCCACCAGGCCCAGTACATCTGGTTGGCCTGCAGGACAGACTCGGATGCGCCGAAACATAAGGGAATCTCGATTCTCATCGTCGATACCAAGGATCCGGGCTACTCGTGGACGCCGATCATCACCAATGACGGTGCGCACCACACCAATGCCACCTACTACTCGGATGTGCGGGTTCCGGTGGACATGCTGGTGGGTGAAGAGAACTTGGGATGGAAGCTCATTACCACTCAGCTGAACCACGAGCGGGTTTCACTCGGCCCGTCCGGCCGGATCGCGGGTATGTACGACCGCGTCTACGAGTGGGCCGCCAAGCCGGGGCACGACGGTGTGGCGCCGCTGGCGCATGAGGATGTGCGCCGGGTTCTGGGCGAGATGAAGGCTGTGTGGCGTCTCAACGAGCTGCTCAACTGGCAGGTGGCCTCGTCGGGCGATGACATCAGCATGGCCGATGCTGCCGCAACGAAGATCCTTGCCACCGAATGGATTCAGAAGCTCGGCCGGTTGAGTGAGGGTGTCGTGGGGCGCTACGGAGATCCCGCCGACGCTAACACTGCCGAGACCCTTGAATGGCTGGATGCTCAGACCAAGCGCCACCTGGTGATCACGTTCGGTGGCGGTGTGAACGAGGTTATGCGCGAGATGGTCGCGACGGCTGGTCTGGGTACTCCCAGGGTGCCGCGGTGATGAAGGCGTGCGCGAAGAACGGACAATCATGAGCGTCGTGGATATTCAGGACGGCTTCGCCGAGATCAAGGCCGCCGGCCCCAGCGCCCCCCGTCTGGCGCGGGATCCGGTGAACCAGGCCATGATCAACAACTGGGTTGAGGCAATGGGGGACCGCAACCCGATCTACGTCGACGAGGCCGCCGCCAAGGCCGCCGGGCATCCCGGTGTCGTCGCGCCGCCCGCGATGGCGCAGGTGTGGACCATGGCCGGGTTGTACGGCGAGCGCTCGGGAGACGACCCGCTGGGCCGGGTGATGGAGCTGCTCGATTCGGCGGGTTACCAGTCGGTGGTCGCCACCAACTACGAGCAGATCTATCACCGCTATCTGCAGCTGGGCGAGCAGGTCACCACCACCAATGAGGTGACCGAGGTCTTCGGGCCGAAGCAGACCGCGCTCGGCGAGAGCTGGTTCATCAACATCCACGCCGAATGGCATGTGGGCGATGAGCTCGTCAATGAAATGAACTGGCGCATCATGAAGTTCCGGCCGCGCGCTAAGAAGTCGGCCGATGTGCCGGATGGTCTCGATCCTTCGAAGCTGATGCGCCCGTCCTGGTCGAGGGATAGCGCGTACTTCTGGGAGGGTGTCGCGGCCCATGAACTGCGGTTGCAGAAGCGGCCCGATGGGTCGTTGCAGCATCCGCCCGTTCCCGCTGTGTGGCAGGACAAAGACGCTCCGATCGAGTACCAGGTGTCCAGTGGGCATGGCACGGTGTTCAGCTACGTGGTGCATCACGCCCCTCAGGTGCCTGGTCGCACACTGCCTTTCGTGATCGCGCTGGTGGAGCTTGAAGAGGGTGTTCGGATGCTGGGCGAGCTTCGAGGGGTGTCGCCCGACGATGTTCAGATCGGGTTGCCGGTTCAGGTGACATATCTGGACTTCCCCGCCGAGGGGGAGAGCCCGGCATGGACTCTGTATGCCTGGGAGGCAAAGTGACCACCGTTGGCGAGAAGCTGCCCGAGCTGAAACTTGAGGGCACTCCGACGTTCATCGTGTCGACCGCGCTGGCCACGCGTGACTTCCAGGACGTGCATCATGACCGTGACCTGGCGCAGGCGAAGGGGTCCAAGGACATCTTCATCAACATCCTGTCCGACACCGGTCTGGTCGAGCGATTCGTCACCGACTGGGCCGGACCTTCGGCGCGGGTGAAATCGATTTCGTTGCGTTTGGGTGTGCCGTGGTACGCCTACGACACCACGGTGTTCTCCGGCGAGGTGACCGCCATCGATGACGGCGTCGTGGAAGTGGATGTGGTGGGCAACAACAGCCTGGGTGCGCATGTCACCGCCAAGGTCAAGCTGACGATCGGAGCGAGCGCGTGAGCTTGTCGGGTAAGGCTGCTATTGCCGGTATCGGTGCCACCGACTTCTCGAAGAAGTCGGGCCGGTCCGAGCTGAGGTTGGCGGCCGAGGCGGTGCTCGATGCGTTAACCGATGCCGGCTTGTCTCCCGGGGAAGTCGACGGCTTGGTGACCTTCACCATGGACTCGAACCTGGAGACCGCGGTCGCGCGTTCGACAGGCATCGGCGAGCTGAAGTTCTTCAGCCAGATCGGTTATGGCGGAGGGGCGGCCGCGGCGACGGTGCAGCAGGCCGCATTGGCGGTCGCCGCCGGTGTCGCAGAAGTGGTCGTCGCATACCGGGCCTTTAATGAGCGCTCAGAGTTCAGATTCGGTCAGGTGATGACGGGACTGAGTTCGACCGCCGACTCACGAGGCGTTGAGTACAGCTGGTCCTACCCGCACGGGCTAAGTACGCCGGCCGCCTCGGTGGCGATGATCGCTCGCCGGTACATGCACGAATACGGTGCCACGAGCGCCGATTTCGGTGCGGTGTCGGTGGCCGACCGTAAGCATGCGGCCACCAATCCGAAGGCATTCTTCTATGGCAAGCCGATCACCATTGAGGACCACCAGAATTCGCGGATGATCGCCGATCCGGTGCGACTGCTGGACTGTTGCCAAGAGAGCGATGGTGGGGTGGCGATCGTCGTGACGACACCCGAGAGGGCCAAGGATCTCAAGAACCGGCCGGTGGTCATCGAGGCGGCCGCGCAGGGGTCTGGAGACGACCAGTTCACCATGTACTCGTACTACCGGGACGAGTTGGGATTACCCGAGATGGGACTCGTCGGTCGGCAGCTCTGGGATCAGTCCGGCTTGACGCCCAACGACATTCAGACCGCGATCCTGTATGACCACTTCACGCCATACACCTTGTTGCAGCTCGAAGAACTCGGCTTCTGCGGCAAGGGTGAGGCCAAGGACTTCATTGCCAACGGCGCCATCGAGCTGGGCGGAAAGCTGCCTATCAACACGCACGGTGGTCAGCTCGGCGAGGCATACATCCACGGTATGAACGGTATCGCCGAGGGCGTGCGTCAGCTGCGAGGAACCTCGGTGAACCAGGTGCCGAATGTCGAGCACGTGCTCGTCACAGCGGGCACCGGTGTGCCGACATCCGGCCTCATCCTGGGGTAGCCGGCTCAGCTCAGAAACCTGGCGATGCCTTGCGCGATAGCGGCCGCCAGACGCGCTTGGCCGTCTGCGCTGGACAGCATCGCAGCGTCGTCGCTGTTCTTCATGTTTCCGCACTCGATGAGGATCGCCGGGTACTGGGCCAGGTTCAGTCCGGCCAGGTCGGAGCGTCCATACAGACCATCGTTTCCGCGGTAGGTCGACGGCTGGAATCCCGAGGCCTTGAGCTGATCGCGCATGGTGCTGGCCAAGCGCAACGACGGACCCCCTTGCGCTTCATTGATCGGTGGGTTCGAGTAGTTGACGTGGAATCCCCGGCCGTCCCGGGGGCCACCATCGGCGTGAATGCTGACGATGGCGTTGGGCCTGAAGGAGTTTCCGGTGGCAGCGCGCTCGTCGATGCACGGCCCGAGCGCGTTGTCATTGCCACGAGACAATGCGGTGCGAACACCGGCCACGGTGAGGGCCTGCCGGATGTGCAACACCACATTCCAGTTGAAGGTATGTTCTGGAAAACCTGAATCGGTTGCGGTGCCGCTGGTCTGGCAGTCCTTGGTGCGTCCCCGGCCGTCACTGACCTGCCGGGTGATCGAGCGGTCGTTGGCGCCGTTGTGCCCGGGGTCGAGGAAGACGATCTTTCCCGCGATGGGAGATTCCGCGTGGGCCAGGGCCGTGGTGGACAGTACGGCCGGCATGCTGAGTAGGACGGGCACGCTCGAGGCGTACTTGAGGACGTCGCGTCGTGAGAGGCAGCGGGACCGCTTGGCGGGACCGCACGGGGTGGTCTGCACGCCGGAAAGGTAGGCCCCGAACCTGAGATTTGAGAACCCGACATGTGGCTCGGTTGAACTGTGACCGAGACGAGACCGTACCGAAGTCACAGCTTTCTGACAGAAACCGCGGCGATGCTTGCCCGGTGACTCAATCAAAGGGCGCCACTGCGGCAGGCACATTGACCCGCCTGCGCAAGGATGTCGTCGAGACCTTCCGGCCGCCGCGTCGGTGGCTTGAGGGATTGGGTCTGAACCTCGGCCTGGCAATCGCCTATCTGATCATCTGGCAGCCGATTGCCCAACATGGGCGCAAACGCGACTGGGCGCTGCTGATCGGCCTGTACTTCGCGATGTTCATCTTCGCCGATGTGTCGGTGACCAACATGCTGGGTCTGGATGCCGATCGAGTCAGGCACGTGCTGCGGGGACATCGATCGCTTCTGTACGTCTTGTTGGTCAAGAACATCGCACTGTTTCTTGTCGCCGGGCTGCCGACGCTCATCCTGACGGCCTTCTTGACCATCCACCGGCAGCAGGCGACCCAAACCGCGATCACCGTGCCCGATGTGGGCGTACACATCGTCAGCTGGCTAGGGCTGGGCAATCTGGTCTCGGTGCTGCTGCCGATGGTGACGCGCCCGCTGCGCGAGCGTTGGCGGCAGCGTGGGAATCTGCCGGCCACGGCGCGATGGCTCTTCTATCTAGCTC
This window encodes:
- a CDS encoding acyl-CoA dehydrogenase family protein; amino-acid sequence: MDFAFAEEQQAVSDVVEAVLADREFIGVVPEVGYDDGLWQSLAANGVLSLALPERLGGDGLGLAEVSVALRVLGKHGALTPALATLGFGVVPLVELASVEQQDRFLDGVGSGTILTAALDEPGAALPSSPSVSAVRDGSSLVLNGRKIGVLHAAEANWILVTTDNGVVVVAPNTPGVTIARTPTASKAAEYAVTFADASVPDSDVLGGSVERVNQLALAAIGSYADGLVSGALRLTADHVSNRVQFGKPLATFQAVSQQLADVYVVSRTLNLGITSAVWRLAAGLDATEDLDVVAFWMAAEAQRVMQICHHLHGGLGVDITYPMNRYYSTIKDLSRLVGGSSERLDVLAAAQV
- the fadE29 gene encoding acyl-CoA dehydrogenase FadE29 — protein: MLIDLTPEQAKLQSDLRQYFSNLVTADETREMMVDRHGSSYEAVVRRMGQDGWLGVGWPKEYGGHGFGPLEQQIFMNEVMRADVPMPLVTLQTVGPTLQKYGTEVQKKKFLPGILAGEIHFAIGYTEPEAGTDLASLRTTAVRDGDHYIVNGQKIFTTGAHQAQYIWLACRTDSDAPKHKGISILIVDTKDPGYSWTPIITNDGAHHTNATYYSDVRVPVDMLVGEENLGWKLITTQLNHERVSLGPSGRIAGMYDRVYEWAAKPGHDGVAPLAHEDVRRVLGEMKAVWRLNELLNWQVASSGDDISMADAAATKILATEWIQKLGRLSEGVVGRYGDPADANTAETLEWLDAQTKRHLVITFGGGVNEVMREMVATAGLGTPRVPR
- a CDS encoding Rv3717 family N-acetylmuramoyl-L-alanine amidase, whose amino-acid sequence is MPAVLSTTALAHAESPIAGKIVFLDPGHNGANDRSITRQVSDGRGRTKDCQTSGTATDSGFPEHTFNWNVVLHIRQALTVAGVRTALSRGNDNALGPCIDERAATGNSFRPNAIVSIHADGGPRDGRGFHVNYSNPPINEAQGGPSLRLASTMRDQLKASGFQPSTYRGNDGLYGRSDLAGLNLAQYPAILIECGNMKNSDDAAMLSSADGQARLAAAIAQGIARFLS
- a CDS encoding MaoC family dehydratase produces the protein MDSVCLGGKVTTVGEKLPELKLEGTPTFIVSTALATRDFQDVHHDRDLAQAKGSKDIFINILSDTGLVERFVTDWAGPSARVKSISLRLGVPWYAYDTTVFSGEVTAIDDGVVEVDVVGNNSLGAHVTAKVKLTIGASA
- a CDS encoding bifunctional MaoC family dehydratase N-terminal/OB-fold nucleic acid binding domain-containing protein, with amino-acid sequence MSVVDIQDGFAEIKAAGPSAPRLARDPVNQAMINNWVEAMGDRNPIYVDEAAAKAAGHPGVVAPPAMAQVWTMAGLYGERSGDDPLGRVMELLDSAGYQSVVATNYEQIYHRYLQLGEQVTTTNEVTEVFGPKQTALGESWFINIHAEWHVGDELVNEMNWRIMKFRPRAKKSADVPDGLDPSKLMRPSWSRDSAYFWEGVAAHELRLQKRPDGSLQHPPVPAVWQDKDAPIEYQVSSGHGTVFSYVVHHAPQVPGRTLPFVIALVELEEGVRMLGELRGVSPDDVQIGLPVQVTYLDFPAEGESPAWTLYAWEAK
- a CDS encoding cytochrome P450 → MVHPSLPAGFDFTDPEIYAERLPIEELKELRKTAPIWWQEQPDGVGGFNDGGYWVVSKHKDVKEVSLRSDVFSSWENTAIPRFQDDITREAIELQRYVMLNMDAPHHTRLRKIISRGFTPRAIGRLRDELNERAQQIAKAAAATGSGDFVEQVSCELPLQAIAGLLGVPIEDRGKLFNWSNEMTSYDDPEFSHIDPAASSMEILAYSMEMAKQKSENPGEDIVTTLINAEVEGEGKLSDDEFGFFVIMLAVAGNETSRNSITQGMMAFTQFPEQWELYKKERPETAADEIVRWATPVTSFQRTALEDTELGGVKIKKGQRVVMMYRSANFDEEVFDDPFSFNVMRNPNPHMGFGGSGAHFCIGANLARLTINLMFNAIADHLPNLAPAGDPKRLQSGWLNGIKHWQVDFNGASGCPVLH
- a CDS encoding lipid-transfer protein, which translates into the protein MSGKAAIAGIGATDFSKKSGRSELRLAAEAVLDALTDAGLSPGEVDGLVTFTMDSNLETAVARSTGIGELKFFSQIGYGGGAAAATVQQAALAVAAGVAEVVVAYRAFNERSEFRFGQVMTGLSSTADSRGVEYSWSYPHGLSTPAASVAMIARRYMHEYGATSADFGAVSVADRKHAATNPKAFFYGKPITIEDHQNSRMIADPVRLLDCCQESDGGVAIVVTTPERAKDLKNRPVVIEAAAQGSGDDQFTMYSYYRDELGLPEMGLVGRQLWDQSGLTPNDIQTAILYDHFTPYTLLQLEELGFCGKGEAKDFIANGAIELGGKLPINTHGGQLGEAYIHGMNGIAEGVRQLRGTSVNQVPNVEHVLVTAGTGVPTSGLILG